The Xiphias gladius isolate SHS-SW01 ecotype Sanya breed wild chromosome 4, ASM1685928v1, whole genome shotgun sequence genome includes a window with the following:
- the dnajc5ga gene encoding dnaJ (Hsp40) homolog, subfamily C, member 5 gamma a isoform X2, translating into MAEPNSSRPQRKMSTAGESVYKVLGLEKGASAEDIKKAYRKLALKYHPDKNPDNPEAAEKFKEINNANSILNDETKRKIYDEYGSMGLYVSEQFGEESVKYYFLMSKWWFKGLVLCCTLFTCCCCCCCCCFCCGKCKPPDDDESYQYVDPEDLEAQIKAEQDGGK; encoded by the exons ATGGCTGAGCCGAACTCCTCACGTCCTCAAAGGAAGATGTCCACCGCTGGGGAGAGTGTGTACAAGGTGCTAGGGCTGGAGAAAGGAGCTTCAGCTGAGGACATCAAGAAAGCATACAG AAAACTAGCACTGAAGTACCACCCGGACAAGAACCCAGACAACCCGGAGGCAGCGGAAAAGTTTAAGGAGATTAACAACGCCAACTCTATTTTAAATGATGAGACCAAGAGGAAGATTTATGATGAGTATGGCTCCATGGGCCTTTATGTGTCCGAACAGTTTGGAGAGGAAAGCGTCAAATACTACTTCCTCATGTCCAAATGGTGGTTTAAg GGTCTGGTGCTGTGCTGTACATTGTtcacatgctgctgctgctgctgctgctgctgtttctgctgtggGAAGTGCAAACCACCTGATGACGATGAAAGCTACCAGTATGTTGACCCCGAAGACCTGGAGGCCCAAATCAAAGCAGAGCAGGATGGAG